The DNA window CGCGAGGTCGGGCGCGTCGCTCGCGTACAGGACGCGCACGGCCGCCGCGCGCTCGCGCGGCGTGCCGGTACAGTGCGCCTCGAGCAGGGCGCGGTCGGGCGGGTCCCGGAGGAGCGCGAGCCAGGTCAACGCGCCGAGCCGGTCCCAGTAGTCGCCCTCGCGGATCTCGCGACGGGAGCGCTCGGGGATCCCGAGCGCGGTGCCGAGCCCCGCCAATCGCTCCGCGTCGCGGCCCTCGATCTGGCGGAGGTAGACGTCGAGGAGGGACTCGAGCTCGTCGCGGCGAACCGCCGACAGCGACGCGACCCACCCCTCCCAGCCGGGGTCCTCGCGGCCGTACAGCCGCTCGAGGAGTTCCGACCGGAGGTCCGCCCGGATCGGCTCGCGTCGCCGGCGACGCCGCGCCGCGAGGATCGAGTACCCGACCGTGACGAGGACGGCCGAGAGGAGGAGCGACCCGAGGACGACGACGCCGACCGAGATCGCGAGCGACGGGAGATCGGCCTGCGCCGCGGTCGGCGCGGTGCCGACCGGCAGCTCCGGACGCGGCGGAACGACGGCCCTCCGCGACACGGTGGCGTACACGTCACCCCTCCAGCAGCTTCTCGATGCGGGCCAGCAGTTCGTTCGGGCTGAACGGCTTGGTGAGGTACTCGTCGGCCCCCGCCTCGAGCCCGGTCAACACGTCCTCCTCGCGGCCGCGCGAGGTGAGCATGACCACCGGAACGTCGGGATCGACGGCGAGTTCCCCGCGGCGGATCGCACGGAGGAGGTCGGTCCCCTTCAGCCGCGGCATCATCACGTCGAGGACGACCACGTCGGGATCCGCGCCGGGCGCGTCGAGCGCCTCGCGCGCCTCGTGGCCGTCGTGACAGA is part of the Halorubrum aethiopicum genome and encodes:
- a CDS encoding response regulator transcription factor; translated protein: MSRSAVIADDDEAIRSILQYKLSMAGFDLDVCHDGHEAREALDAPGADPDVVVLDVMMPRLKGTDLLRAIRRGELAVDPDVPVVMLTSRGREEDVLTGLEAGADEYLTKPFSPNELLARIEKLLEG